A window from Ktedonobacterales bacterium encodes these proteins:
- a CDS encoding cupin domain-containing protein has product MSDQQPAGIIVVKEGVAIEAKQEIPYFVGVSARTTGARGISMQRTVIPPGGAAKAHIHLGYETAIYIVQGRVETHYGPGLRESIINGPGEFVYIPANVPHQPRNLSETEPAIAIVARNDANEQEHVIPYDPASE; this is encoded by the coding sequence ATGAGTGACCAGCAGCCAGCAGGCATCATCGTCGTCAAAGAGGGCGTTGCTATCGAGGCCAAACAGGAAATCCCCTACTTTGTGGGTGTCTCCGCCCGCACCACCGGCGCGCGCGGTATTTCGATGCAGCGCACCGTCATCCCGCCGGGCGGCGCAGCCAAAGCCCATATCCACCTGGGCTATGAGACGGCCATCTACATCGTGCAGGGCCGCGTGGAAACACACTATGGCCCCGGCCTGCGCGAATCAATCATCAACGGCCCTGGCGAGTTCGTCTATATCCCTGCCAACGTCCCCCACCAACCGCGCAACCTCAGCGAGACCGAACCGGCCATCGCCATCGTCGCGCGCAATGATGCCAACGAGCAGGAACACGTCATCCCCTACGACCCGGCCAGCGAGTGA
- a CDS encoding succinate dehydrogenase iron-sulfur subunit — protein sequence MNLTVKIKRFNPDVDKKPHWETYQIDADPMDRFVDVLNEIKWRQDGTLTFRRSCIHGVCGSDSMRLNGRNMLACKTLVQDLGAKITVEPMLGFPVIKDLVVDMDPFMASYEKIRPYLINDEPAPHTERLQSPEQRARYDESTKCILCGACTGSCPSTWANPDWVGPASIVNAHRFIFDSRDKGAAERLNILSDRLGVWRCRTIFNCTQACPRDIPVTATIEEVKRALIYGDTETK from the coding sequence ATGAATCTTACCGTAAAAATCAAGCGGTTCAATCCCGACGTGGATAAAAAGCCGCACTGGGAAACCTACCAGATCGACGCCGACCCGATGGATCGGTTCGTTGATGTACTGAACGAAATCAAGTGGCGGCAAGACGGCACGCTCACCTTCCGCCGCTCCTGCATACATGGCGTCTGCGGCTCCGATTCCATGCGTCTCAACGGGCGCAACATGCTGGCCTGCAAAACGCTGGTACAAGACCTGGGCGCTAAAATCACTGTCGAGCCGATGCTGGGCTTCCCGGTGATCAAAGACCTGGTCGTGGATATGGACCCCTTCATGGCGTCCTACGAGAAGATCAGGCCCTATCTCATCAACGACGAGCCAGCGCCCCACACCGAGCGGCTGCAAAGCCCAGAGCAGCGCGCGCGCTACGACGAGAGTACCAAGTGCATTCTTTGCGGAGCCTGCACCGGATCGTGTCCTTCGACCTGGGCCAACCCGGATTGGGTCGGCCCGGCCTCAATTGTCAACGCCCATCGCTTCATCTTCGACAGCCGCGACAAGGGCGCTGCCGAGCGGCTGAACATTCTGAGTGACCGGCTGGGTGTCTGGCGCTGCCGCACTATCTTCAACTGCACCCAGGCTTGCCCGCGCGACATTCCCGTCACCGCTACCATCGAAGAAGTCAAGCGCGCCCTCATCTATGGCGATACCGAAACCAAATAA
- a CDS encoding DUF433 domain-containing protein — MTVETGYKHIVRTPGFYEGRPCIEGHKISVHDIAVWTWQGETPDEIARDFQLTLAEVHAALTYYYDHKDEIDDEIKEHDTFIAERADADTSPIAERMRQLLAEKQRRAAHG; from the coding sequence ATGACGGTGGAGACGGGATACAAGCATATTGTGCGCACCCCTGGATTTTACGAGGGCAGACCCTGCATTGAAGGCCACAAGATTTCAGTACATGACATCGCTGTCTGGACCTGGCAGGGTGAGACGCCCGACGAGATCGCGCGCGACTTCCAGTTGACGCTGGCCGAGGTCCATGCTGCGCTGACCTATTATTATGATCATAAAGACGAGATAGACGACGAGATTAAGGAACACGACACGTTCATTGCTGAACGCGCCGATGCCGATACTTCGCCGATAGCTGAGCGAATGCGTCAACTGCTCGCTGAAAAGCAGAGGCGCGCGGCGCATGGGTGA
- a CDS encoding FAD-binding oxidoreductase has product MRRLEGDSLSFWQDEAQSASRYSALEGPVHADVAVIGGGITGAACALWLARDDRRVILLERETVAHGASGRNGGFLLAGTVETYDRAIALYGHTRARRFYAFSVANNVMVRALIDELEARRWPTGYRHTGSLRLADAPEELVEVRAAARLLTEDGWATEVFDETRLPKRLRKHYMGGSYHPSDGEVQPARLVAGLVRLAQEAGAIIHEQTPALSLRESADGVVIETPAGAVHAQKAILATNAWLDDLLSAQPESAASADAQPAPEARPDGRVVTPTRGQMLATTPVEERLFDCPIYAHYGYQYWRQLQNGRLVVGGWRDHAPDHDQRTPTQVPTDAVQQHLDRFVYETLGLPATTAITHRWAGLMAFTPNSLPLVGLAPGRQHILFCGGYTGHGNAMAVRCARLVADLACGLPNTEADLFTPEHTKKPL; this is encoded by the coding sequence ATGCGACGGCTCGAAGGGGATAGCCTCTCATTCTGGCAGGACGAGGCGCAGAGCGCCTCGCGTTACAGCGCCCTGGAAGGCCCGGTCCACGCAGATGTCGCCGTGATCGGCGGCGGCATCACCGGCGCGGCCTGCGCGCTCTGGCTGGCGCGCGATGACCGACGTGTCATCCTTCTGGAACGCGAAACGGTGGCACACGGCGCGAGCGGGCGCAACGGCGGTTTTTTGCTCGCCGGAACGGTTGAAACCTATGACCGGGCCATTGCCCTCTACGGTCACACGCGCGCGCGGCGCTTCTATGCCTTCAGCGTCGCCAACAATGTGATGGTGCGGGCATTGATTGATGAGCTAGAGGCGCGCCGCTGGCCTACCGGCTATCGCCATACCGGCAGCCTGCGCCTGGCCGATGCGCCAGAAGAACTGGTCGAGGTGCGCGCGGCGGCGCGGCTGCTGACCGAAGATGGCTGGGCCACCGAAGTCTTCGACGAAACCCGCCTGCCAAAACGATTGCGCAAACACTATATGGGCGGCTCCTATCACCCCAGCGACGGCGAAGTCCAGCCAGCGCGGCTGGTCGCTGGATTGGTAAGACTTGCCCAGGAGGCAGGCGCGATCATCCACGAACAAACGCCCGCGCTCAGCCTTCGGGAGAGCGCCGATGGCGTCGTGATCGAAACCCCGGCTGGCGCGGTCCATGCCCAGAAAGCTATCCTTGCCACCAATGCCTGGCTCGACGATCTGCTGTCTGCTCAGCCGGAATCAGCAGCCAGCGCCGACGCCCAGCCAGCGCCAGAAGCGCGCCCCGATGGGCGTGTCGTCACACCCACACGCGGCCAGATGCTGGCAACCACGCCTGTCGAGGAGCGGCTGTTCGATTGCCCCATCTACGCGCATTACGGCTATCAATACTGGCGGCAGTTGCAGAACGGGCGGCTGGTCGTTGGCGGCTGGCGCGATCACGCGCCCGACCACGACCAGCGCACCCCGACCCAGGTTCCTACCGACGCGGTGCAACAGCATCTTGATCGCTTTGTCTACGAGACCCTGGGGCTGCCCGCCACGACGGCCATTACCCACCGCTGGGCGGGGCTGATGGCCTTCACCCCCAATAGCCTGCCGCTGGTCGGCCTGGCCCCTGGCAGGCAGCATATCCTGTTCTGCGGCGGCTATACCGGGCATGGCAACGCTATGGCTGTGCGCTGCGCCCGGCTGGTCGCTGACCTCGCCTGCGGCTTGCCAAACACCGAAGCTGATTTGTTCACACCCGAACACACAAAGAAGCCGCTGTAG
- a CDS encoding succinate dehydrogenase, giving the protein MAKSTTEDAPARARSATSKPATYGAASRPNGGFELFSWYFFRISGVILIFLVIIHLILNHITTDVSKTVYDYVAERYANPFWRVYDLVLLTLALLHGLNGLRIVIDDNVRARAWRLLAQSTVWTIALVFWLMGTMTIITFHPGVTGGISNFFGLLK; this is encoded by the coding sequence ATGGCAAAATCAACCACTGAAGACGCGCCAGCCAGGGCGCGCAGCGCGACCAGCAAACCCGCAACCTATGGCGCAGCCTCCAGGCCGAACGGCGGCTTTGAACTCTTTTCCTGGTATTTCTTCCGTATTTCCGGCGTGATCTTAATCTTTCTGGTGATTATTCACCTGATTCTCAATCATATCACCACTGACGTTTCCAAGACGGTGTATGATTACGTGGCCGAACGCTACGCTAACCCGTTCTGGCGCGTTTATGATCTGGTCCTGCTGACCCTGGCCCTGCTGCATGGGTTGAACGGCCTGCGCATCGTCATTGACGACAACGTGCGGGCGCGCGCCTGGCGGCTGCTGGCCCAGTCCACCGTCTGGACGATTGCCCTGGTCTTCTGGCTGATGGGAACGATGACCATCATCACCTTCCATCCAGGCGTCACCGGCGGCATCTCGAATTTCTTTGGGCTGCTGAAATAA
- a CDS encoding DUF5615 family PIN-like protein, whose amino-acid sequence MGEALRYYFDEHMRSALARGLRARGVFVLTTQEAGRAHQGIHDDDQLAYAAAQGLVMVTSDRHYIRLAHDQQPHAGVVLLQQELSIGEYIEYLELLALTTSPESMRNTLVYCKWR is encoded by the coding sequence ATGGGTGAGGCGCTGCGCTACTATTTTGACGAGCATATGCGCTCAGCTCTCGCCAGAGGCTTGCGCGCGCGCGGCGTCTTTGTCCTGACAACTCAGGAAGCCGGGCGCGCCCATCAGGGCATTCATGATGATGACCAGCTAGCCTACGCGGCTGCGCAGGGGCTGGTCATGGTCACGAGTGACCGTCACTATATCAGGCTGGCGCACGATCAGCAGCCACACGCCGGAGTTGTCTTGCTTCAGCAGGAATTAAGCATCGGTGAATATATCGAGTACCTGGAACTTCTGGCCCTCACGACCAGTCCTGAGAGCATGCGCAATACCCTTGTTTACTGCAAGTGGCGCTGA
- a CDS encoding prenyltransferase/squalene oxidase repeat-containing protein translates to MQANLEQAIAYIRQHGSPLELARLHAALGEKTAIEEARQQVGALQNPDGGWPYRQQEGEPSSLAATHHALTWLAELGPRSDPIVQRGLDFLLSAQQPDGSWRESEQILQLNPPHWMSPENEMANAYLTADSAYHLAVGRDSQLDAVTRACNYLYQLELEEQYPQTIWIMGALFTIAEGEASEVAQATRDYLEARLDSQWDAGALAWLLNTYLNAGIAPSTPLLAHARALLESAQHSNGSFASDDGDPFTLDVTIQAVRALQAAGVV, encoded by the coding sequence ATGCAAGCCAACCTTGAGCAAGCAATTGCCTACATCCGCCAGCATGGCAGCCCCCTTGAACTGGCCCGGCTGCATGCCGCGCTGGGCGAGAAAACAGCAATTGAGGAAGCGCGCCAGCAGGTCGGCGCGCTTCAGAATCCCGATGGAGGCTGGCCCTATCGCCAGCAAGAAGGCGAACCGAGCAGCCTGGCGGCAACGCATCACGCGCTGACCTGGCTGGCCGAGTTGGGTCCGCGCAGCGATCCCATTGTGCAGCGCGGGCTAGACTTTCTGCTCAGCGCCCAGCAGCCCGATGGAAGCTGGCGCGAAAGCGAACAGATTCTTCAGTTGAATCCGCCGCATTGGATGTCGCCTGAAAACGAGATGGCAAACGCCTATCTCACCGCCGATTCCGCCTATCATCTGGCGGTGGGCCGCGATTCGCAGTTGGACGCCGTGACCCGCGCCTGCAACTACCTCTATCAGCTTGAACTGGAAGAGCAATATCCGCAGACCATCTGGATCATGGGCGCGCTCTTCACCATCGCCGAAGGCGAAGCGTCGGAAGTGGCCCAGGCGACGCGCGACTACCTGGAGGCGCGCCTGGACAGCCAGTGGGACGCGGGCGCGCTGGCCTGGCTGTTGAACACGTATCTCAACGCGGGCATCGCGCCATCCACCCCCTTGCTCGCCCACGCGCGCGCCCTGCTGGAAAGCGCGCAGCACTCGAACGGCAGTTTCGCCAGCGATGATGGCGACCCCTTTACGTTGGATGTCACCATTCAGGCGGTGCGCGCCCTTCAGGCAGCAGGCGTGGTGTAG
- a CDS encoding MFS transporter, which yields MLTQETPPEIAAEMAASVAERDRHFRWNFAMMGFDIAFFTLGMNISSAYVVLPLFVHHLSSSNIAAALAPAIRALGIFGTQLILAGYVEGLRRTKPILLIVTTFERLPYLVLAGAALLLAESHPFWLLALFFLLILMQTFGSGLSMTPWLDLVARAIPDNWRGRFFGLSTSLGGLLGIGGAALATLILSSPTIGYPANFALCFSLTFGMMIISFIWLALTREPRRIPHPPAEKAARKAAGANGPRGWLRILRQDGGFRLLLIANAIAGASALATGLYAFSAKNEAHLTDAQVSIQNTVLIASSTASYFILGLVGDRYGHRLVLEIGALAGALAGLLALLAHGPFLYAGIFLLTGVSLSATLLASFSFVIEFGPPEARPTYIALSSLCYAPGATFAPLVGGWLADHLGYGPPFLLAAALGIIAALFYRLRVPDPRMDKRRKQALAGADARQAEGE from the coding sequence ATGTTAACCCAGGAGACCCCGCCGGAGATTGCGGCGGAAATGGCGGCCAGCGTTGCCGAGCGTGACCGCCATTTCCGCTGGAACTTCGCCATGATGGGTTTCGACATCGCCTTTTTCACGTTAGGGATGAATATTAGCTCGGCATATGTCGTGCTGCCCCTCTTCGTGCATCATCTCTCCAGTTCCAACATTGCTGCCGCGCTGGCGCCAGCGATACGCGCGCTGGGCATCTTTGGCACACAACTGATTCTGGCGGGCTACGTCGAAGGGCTGCGCCGCACCAAACCGATCCTGCTGATCGTCACAACCTTCGAGCGCCTGCCGTATCTCGTCCTGGCTGGCGCGGCGCTGCTGCTGGCCGAGTCACATCCGTTCTGGCTGCTGGCCCTCTTCTTTCTCCTCATCCTCATGCAGACGTTTGGAAGCGGCCTGTCCATGACGCCCTGGCTCGATCTGGTAGCGCGCGCCATCCCGGACAACTGGCGCGGGCGATTCTTTGGCCTCTCCACAAGCCTGGGCGGCCTCCTGGGTATTGGTGGCGCGGCGCTGGCAACGCTGATCCTCTCGTCCCCAACCATCGGCTACCCGGCAAACTTTGCCCTCTGCTTCTCGCTGACCTTTGGCATGATGATCATCTCGTTTATCTGGCTGGCGCTCACCCGCGAGCCACGTCGCATTCCGCACCCGCCCGCCGAAAAAGCCGCGCGCAAGGCCGCTGGCGCAAACGGCCCGCGCGGCTGGCTGCGCATCCTGCGACAAGACGGCGGCTTTCGTTTGCTGCTGATCGCCAACGCCATCGCTGGCGCGTCAGCCCTGGCGACTGGCCTTTACGCCTTCTCGGCCAAAAACGAAGCGCATCTGACCGACGCGCAGGTGAGCATCCAGAACACCGTCCTGATCGCTTCCTCCACAGCCAGCTACTTCATCCTTGGCCTGGTGGGTGATCGCTATGGTCATCGGCTGGTGCTGGAAATTGGCGCGCTGGCGGGCGCGCTGGCCGGCCTGCTGGCTCTGCTGGCGCATGGGCCGTTCCTCTATGCAGGCATTTTTCTGCTCACCGGGGTCAGCCTCTCGGCCACGCTGCTGGCGTCCTTCTCGTTCGTCATCGAGTTCGGCCCACCGGAGGCGCGCCCGACGTATATTGCGCTCTCCTCGCTCTGCTACGCGCCCGGCGCCACCTTTGCGCCCCTCGTGGGCGGCTGGCTGGCCGACCACCTGGGCTATGGCCCGCCCTTCCTGCTGGCCGCCGCGCTGGGGATAATCGCCGCCCTCTTCTATCGCCTGCGCGTACCCGACCCCCGCATGGACAAGCGCCGCAAGCAAGCATTGGCAGGCGCTGATGCCCGCCAGGCTGAAGGAGAATAA
- a CDS encoding cupin domain-containing protein — protein sequence MDIKRSGSQPSGKGSAEYFTGAVRIDPLFQAPDPARAVGASVTFEPGARTAWHSHPLGQTLIVTAGCGRAQRWGGSIEDIRPGDVIWFPPGEKHWHGATPTTAMTHIAIQEQLDGKTADWMEQVGDEQYQG from the coding sequence ATGGACATCAAACGCAGTGGCTCACAGCCTTCTGGCAAAGGATCAGCCGAGTATTTTACTGGCGCGGTCCGCATTGACCCCCTGTTCCAGGCGCCCGATCCGGCCCGCGCGGTCGGCGCCAGTGTCACGTTCGAGCCTGGCGCTCGGACCGCCTGGCACAGCCACCCGCTGGGCCAGACCCTGATCGTGACGGCTGGCTGTGGCCGGGCGCAACGCTGGGGAGGTTCAATCGAGGACATTCGTCCGGGTGACGTGATCTGGTTCCCGCCAGGGGAGAAACATTGGCACGGCGCCACGCCAACTACGGCCATGACGCACATCGCCATTCAGGAACAGCTTGACGGCAAGACCGCCGACTGGATGGAACAGGTCGGCGACGAACAGTACCAGGGCTGA
- a CDS encoding Uma2 family endonuclease: protein MAITKRYRMLIHEPGDLLTVAEFAQLPEDQDGWRTELIRGVVHRMPPVKDPRHDWILFNLATALGAYLKTSQLGGRASLEQVGYALTAADAPGGTAVAPDLAFVAAERLPQVQEARQRKEYVRLAPDLVAEIVSPSQATDREMEERAQMWLEAGTRLVWNIWPDEQRVDVWMPDESLRTLGGHDALDGRDVVPGFTMVVADLFA, encoded by the coding sequence ATGGCGATCACCAAACGGTATCGTATGCTCATTCATGAGCCGGGCGATTTGCTGACGGTTGCTGAGTTTGCGCAACTGCCAGAGGACCAGGATGGCTGGCGCACAGAATTGATACGAGGGGTGGTGCATCGCATGCCGCCAGTGAAAGATCCACGCCATGATTGGATACTCTTTAACCTGGCAACGGCGCTGGGCGCCTACCTTAAGACGAGCCAGTTGGGAGGGCGTGCCTCCTTAGAGCAAGTTGGTTACGCGCTGACCGCTGCTGATGCGCCCGGTGGCACAGCCGTTGCGCCTGATCTGGCGTTTGTGGCGGCGGAACGCTTGCCGCAGGTGCAAGAAGCGCGGCAGCGCAAGGAATATGTTCGGCTGGCGCCCGATCTGGTGGCAGAAATTGTTAGCCCTTCGCAGGCGACTGACCGGGAAATGGAAGAGCGCGCGCAGATGTGGCTGGAAGCGGGGACACGCCTGGTGTGGAACATCTGGCCGGATGAGCAGCGCGTTGACGTGTGGATGCCAGATGAATCGCTGCGCACGCTCGGCGGGCATGACGCGCTGGATGGGCGAGACGTTGTGCCTGGCTTTACGATGGTGGTTGCTGACTTGTTTGCTTAG
- a CDS encoding PQQ-dependent sugar dehydrogenase, which produces MKQRRYATSAHLPLPGKRGKALIVVLALIVLLLESACGLQTVNQPTAVTPPLPPPPSTPGAALTPLSYLRLPAGFQATAFTSGLQGSRFITFSPDGTLLVAERGSGRILAFPDPQHNGQTTGPVVVASDLNDPTSLDFGRDGSLYVGEASRVTRFTLGPDLKATSKQVIVPHLPTGGNHVTRTVLIGPDNRLYVSIGSTCNDCVESDPMRASVWVYNIDGSGGRLYARGLRNAVGMAINPWNQQIWVTDMGRDLLGDNTPPETVYALQDGSDYGWPVCHAGAIIDPDLGHTGDCNGIAQPLVKMQAHSAPLGLAFYNASGASAFPPAYRGLFIAFHGSWNRSVPTGYKVIFVPLNAQGQVAGAPQDFATGWLNNQSQVLGRPVGLAVGPDGSLYVSDDLNGVIYRITYTG; this is translated from the coding sequence GTGAAACAGAGACGCTATGCCACCAGCGCCCATCTTCCGCTGCCAGGCAAGCGCGGGAAGGCGCTCATTGTAGTGCTGGCGCTCATCGTGCTGCTGTTGGAAAGCGCCTGTGGCTTGCAAACCGTCAATCAGCCCACAGCGGTCACGCCGCCGCTGCCCCCTCCTCCTTCGACCCCTGGGGCCGCGCTGACGCCGCTTTCCTATCTGCGCCTGCCAGCAGGTTTCCAGGCCACAGCCTTCACCAGCGGCCTGCAAGGCTCTCGCTTCATCACCTTCAGCCCCGACGGCACGCTGCTGGTAGCCGAGCGCGGGAGCGGGCGCATCCTGGCCTTTCCTGACCCCCAGCACAACGGCCAGACCACCGGGCCAGTAGTCGTTGCCAGCGACCTCAACGATCCCACCAGCCTGGACTTCGGGCGCGATGGCAGCCTTTATGTTGGCGAAGCCTCGCGTGTCACGCGCTTCACCTTGGGGCCAGACCTGAAAGCAACCAGTAAACAGGTGATCGTGCCGCACCTGCCCACTGGCGGCAACCACGTCACGCGCACAGTGTTGATCGGCCCCGATAACCGCTTATATGTCTCCATCGGCTCCACCTGCAACGACTGTGTTGAATCCGATCCGATGCGCGCCAGCGTCTGGGTTTATAACATTGATGGCAGCGGCGGGCGGCTCTACGCGCGCGGGCTGCGCAACGCGGTTGGCATGGCGATCAATCCCTGGAATCAGCAAATCTGGGTCACAGACATGGGCCGCGACCTGCTGGGTGATAATACGCCTCCTGAAACGGTCTATGCCCTGCAAGACGGCAGCGACTATGGCTGGCCCGTCTGCCACGCAGGCGCCATCATTGACCCCGACCTTGGGCATACGGGCGATTGTAATGGCATAGCGCAGCCGCTCGTCAAGATGCAGGCGCACTCGGCTCCGCTGGGCCTCGCGTTCTATAACGCTTCCGGCGCCTCCGCGTTCCCGCCAGCCTATCGCGGCCTCTTCATCGCCTTTCACGGCTCCTGGAATCGCAGCGTGCCTACCGGCTACAAAGTGATTTTCGTTCCGCTGAACGCGCAAGGCCAGGTAGCTGGCGCTCCCCAGGACTTCGCCACTGGCTGGCTCAACAACCAGAGCCAGGTGTTGGGGCGTCCGGTTGGGCTGGCGGTGGGGCCAGATGGATCGCTCTATGTGAGCGATGACCTGAACGGCGTCATTTACCGTATCACCTACACCGGCTAG
- the sdhC gene encoding succinate dehydrogenase, cytochrome b556 subunit — MYRGQSGMFSWLFHRISGLGILLFLLLHIVDITLLGFGPKVYNDALTIFSTWYVRVATLFLIAAVFYHAYNGVRIILVDFWPAIGTKYQQAMFYVVLVATIASWAPLVYFIVGPCFQPGGACGS; from the coding sequence ATGTACAGAGGTCAGTCGGGCATGTTTTCCTGGTTGTTCCACCGCATCAGCGGGCTGGGCATCCTGCTCTTCCTGCTGCTGCATATCGTGGACATCACCCTGCTTGGCTTTGGCCCCAAGGTCTACAACGACGCGCTCACCATCTTCAGCACCTGGTACGTGCGCGTCGCCACGCTCTTCTTGATTGCCGCCGTCTTTTATCATGCCTATAACGGCGTGCGCATCATCCTGGTTGATTTCTGGCCCGCAATCGGCACAAAATACCAGCAAGCCATGTTCTACGTCGTGCTGGTGGCAACCATCGCCTCCTGGGCGCCCCTGGTCTACTTTATCGTCGGGCCTTGCTTTCAGCCAGGCGGCGCGTGTGGCAGCTAA
- the sdhA gene encoding succinate dehydrogenase flavoprotein subunit yields MAYHKFDVVIVGAGGAGLMAACQLAGNTSVAVISKLYPTRSHTGAAQGGVAAALGNREEDHWKWHMFDTVKGGDYLTDQDAAEVLAHEAIDAVYDLEHWGLPFNRMPDGRIDQRRFGGHTRNFGEGPVMRTCYAADRTGHMILQTMFQQSIKNQVRFFNEYLALDLLMSDGAVTGVVALDLRDGEMHTFHAKVVLFATGGYGRAWRITSNALACMGDGMAIAYRRGIPLEDMEMYQFHPTGLYRIGVLLSEAARGEGGILRNSTGERFMERYTPTLKDLAPRDMVSRAIIQEIKEGRGVTPTKDAVYIDLTHLGKELIDAKLPDVTDFARTYLTIEPINEPVPIQPTAHYAMGGIPTDIEGRVIRDEHKTVVPGFYAAGEVACVSVHGANRLGTNSLVDLIVFGRRAGKHIARFINEWDFLPLPKEPEAFARDMVERLRARDKGEAQINIRNELRDEMMENVGVVRDEQKLLHAQRKLVELKERFQQVAIQDKGHTFNTEMMEVIELGFLLDCSEATIAGALARKESRGAHYREDFPKRDDANFLKHTLAYREMNEIELRYKPVALGTFEPQERKY; encoded by the coding sequence ATGGCCTATCATAAGTTCGACGTGGTGATTGTCGGCGCTGGAGGGGCGGGGCTGATGGCGGCATGCCAGCTTGCGGGCAATACCAGCGTGGCCGTCATCTCCAAGCTCTATCCCACGCGCTCGCACACCGGCGCCGCCCAGGGTGGGGTTGCCGCCGCGCTGGGCAACCGAGAAGAAGACCACTGGAAATGGCACATGTTCGACACCGTGAAGGGCGGCGACTATCTCACCGACCAGGACGCCGCCGAAGTGCTGGCCCACGAAGCCATTGACGCGGTGTATGACCTGGAGCATTGGGGCCTGCCCTTCAACCGCATGCCCGATGGCCGCATTGACCAGCGCCGCTTTGGTGGACACACGCGCAACTTTGGCGAAGGGCCGGTCATGCGCACCTGCTATGCCGCTGACCGCACCGGGCACATGATCCTCCAGACCATGTTTCAGCAATCCATCAAAAATCAGGTGCGTTTCTTCAACGAATATCTGGCGCTGGACCTGTTGATGAGCGATGGCGCGGTAACAGGCGTCGTGGCGCTGGACCTGCGCGACGGCGAGATGCACACCTTCCATGCTAAAGTAGTCCTGTTTGCTACAGGCGGCTATGGCCGCGCCTGGCGCATCACCAGCAACGCCCTGGCCTGCATGGGCGACGGCATGGCAATCGCCTATCGCCGGGGTATCCCCCTGGAAGACATGGAGATGTACCAGTTTCATCCCACCGGCCTGTATCGCATCGGCGTGCTGCTCAGCGAGGCGGCGCGCGGCGAAGGCGGCATCCTGCGCAACAGCACAGGCGAGCGATTCATGGAGCGTTACACACCCACGCTCAAAGACCTGGCCCCGCGCGATATGGTTTCGCGGGCTATCATCCAGGAGATCAAAGAGGGGCGCGGCGTCACGCCCACCAAAGATGCCGTCTATATTGACCTGACCCACCTGGGCAAAGAACTGATTGACGCGAAATTGCCCGATGTGACCGACTTTGCCCGCACCTATCTGACCATCGAGCCGATTAACGAGCCGGTGCCTATCCAGCCAACGGCGCACTACGCAATGGGCGGCATCCCCACCGACATCGAGGGCCGGGTGATTAGGGATGAACACAAGACCGTCGTGCCTGGCTTCTACGCGGCGGGCGAGGTGGCCTGCGTCTCGGTGCATGGCGCGAATCGCCTGGGTACGAATTCGCTGGTTGATCTCATCGTCTTTGGCCGCCGCGCGGGCAAGCATATCGCCCGCTTTATCAACGAGTGGGATTTCCTGCCGCTGCCCAAAGAGCCAGAGGCATTTGCCCGCGATATGGTGGAGCGCCTGCGCGCCAGGGACAAAGGCGAAGCGCAGATCAACATCCGCAATGAACTGCGCGATGAGATGATGGAGAACGTCGGCGTCGTGCGCGACGAGCAGAAACTGCTGCACGCGCAGAGGAAGCTTGTCGAACTGAAAGAACGCTTCCAACAGGTCGCCATTCAGGACAAAGGCCACACGTTCAATACCGAAATGATGGAAGTGATTGAACTTGGCTTCCTGCTCGATTGCTCCGAGGCGACGATTGCGGGGGCGCTGGCGCGCAAAGAGAGCCGGGGCGCGCACTACCGCGAAGATTTCCCCAAGCGCGACGACGCCAACTTCCTGAAGCACACGCTCGCCTATCGAGAAATGAACGAGATCGAACTGCGCTACAAGCCGGTGGCCCTTGGCACTTTTGAGCCGCAAGAAAGAAAATACTAG